The Gopherus evgoodei ecotype Sinaloan lineage chromosome 8, rGopEvg1_v1.p, whole genome shotgun sequence genome segment GGCTGCAATGGCGGACAATTTGAAGCCTGATGTAATCGAGCGCAATCCAGGCCACATGGCTACAGACACTTAAGGATTCTAAGCCACAGCATCTCGTTCCAGTTGCAAGGTCAATTATTCTGCAGTATAATCAACTGCAGACTGGGCTATCCCCCACATCCCGACACGGTTAAAAAAAAGTAGCTCCGGACTCACTGAGAGCAACCTGTAGATGTAGCAGATCTTCTTCTGGCCGTCTCGCCACACTCGAGCCATGGCTTGTTCGTCATTGGCCGGATTCCAATCCGGGTCAAACATGATGAGCCTGTTTGCCCCAATCAAGTTCAAGCCACAGCCACCTGCTTTGCTGCTCAACATGAAGACAAACTCAGGGCTCTGTGGGGCAAGACATACTTACATTAAATCCCTGCCAGTTGTCACATGATCACACCTGCTAAGACTGGCAGGACTAATGATGTGGGTCTGGGAATCTCTATTTACCGAGAGGCTGTTAAACCGCTCTACGATCTTTGCTCTCTTTTTAATGGACATGGTGCCATCCAGTCGGACATATAAATACCTGGCACAGGACAACACAATGATTAATGGGATCAGATCATCATAGCCTTTTAATAGCCCCGGTTTTACAATGATAAAACCCAAGATGAACAGAAACAGTTCTGCAAATGGCCTTGTGTTTGAGTGCCCGGCTGTAGGCCCCTATAGAAATGGACAGAGCTGTTCTGCTGACTCACCCTGCAAGCCAGACCAGATGAGTCACATTAGTTCAATTTCCAGGGCCTCCCTCTGAGGCTAGAATTCAGAATAGTAGGTCATGCAGGGAGACACCTCAAGAACAGCCAACTCAGGCTAAGGTTTATATTGCAAGtataaacaacaaggagtccggtggcacctaaaagactaacagatttatttgggcataagctttcgtgagtaaaaaacctcacttattGGTTAAGACCAACAACAAACCTCCTAGTCCTGCAGAGCTTCTCAAAGAGGTCCAGAGTTTGGGTGTAATTGGAGACCAGGACTACCTTGTCACTGCTAGTGCTTCTAGTCACAGCCAGGATGTAGTCCAACACCAGCATCTTTCCTGGAAGAAAGAGAAGTGAACATGCTGTTAAAAACATCCCATTGCCAATATGTAGGGAGGCAGCACAGTCCAGTGGACAGGGCATTGGACtatgagtcaggagacctgggctctattcctagCTTTGCctgtgtgtgactttgggcaagctaTTAAATCaccgtgtgcctcagtttccctatctgaataatggggataatatttacccacctctgtaaaatgctttgagatctacagatgaagtGAGTATTAACAGGGTTGGAGACGACACATACAGAGATGTACATGAGACCAGCCTCTTCCTAAGAGGTCACCCCAAAGTATCCCCGGTCACTGCATAAGATTCCATGCTTCCTGTGGCAGGGGGCCACCCTCTCTCAAGCAATCGATTCACACAGTGGAGTTACAGTGTGGTTACCTGACAGTTGGGGCTCCAGGGACTTGGGACTGTAGCCAGCAGGGAACAATTCCAGTGCTCCTGCaaacccttcctcctcctccacacactTCTCGTAGATCAGGGCAGGGTCTGAAGAACAAACAAAACCTGGAAACCACTGTGGATTTGTGACGTTTGCAGGGCTTCCCCGAGGAGGGAAGCAGGACTGCGACGGCACCAAGACAACTGCATCCTCGTCAGTGTACTGACTGTATAATTACATATAAATGCAGCGTAAGAGACACCCACCCTGGCCTTTCCGTCTGGCTCccagatctgctgctgctgcagtttccTCCTTCCTCATATCCTACTGCCAGGATCACTCCTTCAAACCccagcagccagggagttgcatgCTAACCATGCTCCCCAAGCTAGGGGGCGTGACATCAACCCCAAGGCACAAGGAAGGAGAGTTTGGCATTGCTAAATGACCACCTCTCAGGTCAGCTGAGGAGCAGCCGTGATGGGCTCTGTAAGGAGCACATGCATTCCAATCTGGCCAGAAGGATGGAGGTTACAGCTGGGGGACATCAGGGGAAAGCCCAAGAGCTCTAATAGAATCATGTATCACGTGCTGGGGAAAATAACCAGTTGAAAGCATTTTCTGTGGGTGGGCCTCATGGAAACCTACAGCAGGTAGTTCCATTTACAAAGGACTTACAGCAGTAGTAATGCATGGGTCTCTTGCCAGCCCTTTGTATTACACTAACTGGTCACCATAACGGGTTGGTAAAATAACTATACAGCACGGATACTGCTTAGGTCACAGAATTTGGAGATGCCTCATATGGAGTcccttgaaggccagaagagtctCCAGATGCAGGAAATTCAAGATAGTGATTGAATACTACCAGTTCTTAGCCAAGAGGCTGCAGAGCAGCAGTACATTGGTCCCCGTGCATTACATCTGTCTCTAGAAGTCCAATCCAGTTATGGGAACAAAAATCACCTGCACGCCTCGGAGCAGCTTGCTGTCTCCATAAAAGCAAGCTGACAACCTCCTGGgtcttccccaccccagggaaaGGGTCAGGCGTGTGAAAGCGCAGCACCAGGGAAGGAAGAAGCTGCCTCCAGAGGGCGCCACAGAAGAGCATGGCAATGGTGATCAGGGCTCTAACCTTGCATCCGCTCGAGTCTgagcactgatttcaatggaagcaggactgGGTTCTAAATGACCCTGGTTGGCTTGCCCTCTTCCTCTGCCTCAAGTTCAAGTTCCTCATCCTCACTTCAATGGCATCACAACTCTTCCCTGCCTACAGCTGAGTCCTTGTCTCGCCCAGCACCCCTTCTCGCCTCTGCTCCACCCAGCTGGCTCTGGTTTCCTTCTCCCACCTGTAGTTTTGCTCCTCTCTGGTATGCCACCCCTTCTGCTGAGAACTACCTCCCATTCGCTAGCCATCAAATCTTCTCCTTCCTTCCCAATTCAGCACCTACGTCTGCACGATCTCCTCCGACAGTGTCTGAGTATCTGGGGCTGATGTACCTGCTGTGTAGGGCTGGGCGGGAAACAGTTTTTCTGTCCTGCAAATATTCTGGAGAGTTAAAAAATTCTTCCCACCCAAAAGggggaagaaaaatcaaaatctcaaaATTCTTTTGAGAACCAAAAAGTTTCGGTTCAACTCGATCAAAACGTTTCcttttgattttgaccttttctAGTAACCTTTTTTTCATTAATCAAAGTTTCAAAAGAAAAAGTCGTGGTGAACCAGAAAAACAGAATATTTGGTTCAGacaatttcaaaaaaattttccccaaaacattcTGGGTCAGAAGAGTCATCAGAACCGACCCTGCTTCACAAACAGTTTCTGTTTCAACGAATTGGCATTTTTCAACGACAAAATGTTTAGTCTAAAAGTTCCGGGCCACCTTACTGCTGGCTGTATTTGAGTGAAGTGATGTTGCTCTCTAGTGGCTGGACCTTAGCACACCTAGCCACAGGAAATCTCCTTTGGGTCAAGTGAGAGCGGCCTGTGAGAGTCAGGAGGCTCCAGGGTCTATTTCCAGCTCTCCAGATGTTGGGGTGATTTATACAGGGAGTGTATCACATGGAGTCATTACATTACATGCTCTTTGGAGCGGAGCGCTGGGCTTAAGTGTTTCGTGAAGCTCTGCATCCAATGCTCTGTAGATAACACAATAATAGCATTAAACCAACCCCTCACTCACGGTTACAGAGCTTCTTCAGGGACGTGATGGAGGAGAGAGACGACACGCTGATCTTCCCCTCCTTCAGCTCTTCGGCTGGCTTCGCCTGCTTCAGGAAGTGTTTGTACAGCTCAGTCTGCAGAGGTGTAAGCCTgcaacagaacaaggggcttagCACAGAGCACCAACGTTATACAGCTGTGGGCAGATCTGCCAGATGATCTcaatcttcctcctccagctctgcTATAGTTTTTTTGGGCCACAGAAACACACCCCTAATTGGGAAGAGCCTTAGTCCTACACAGATTCCATCACAAGACACCACTAAAATCCAAGAACCTAAAGTCAAGACTATTTTTTGTGAATTCAGCCCAGGGGTagccaacctatggcacgtgtgctgaaggcggcacacgagctggttttcagtggcactcacaatgcccGGGTCCTGggcaccggtccggggggctctgcgttttaatttaattttaaatgaagcttcttaaacattttgaaaccttatttactttacatacaacaatagtttagttctatattatagacttatagaaagagaccttctaaaaacgttaaaatgtatcactggcacgcgaaaccttagagTAAatcaatgaagactcggcacaacacttctgaaaggttgccagcccctagTTTAGCCTttacttttgttttctcttttctgtccttGACTTGGGCAGACAGTCCCATACCTGCAGCAAACCACCTGCTCGATTTTCGCAGGTAGGTACTTGGACAGGATATCTGAAGTTCTCCTGATCAAACATCTGCAATGAAGGAAACAAGGATTAGAAACACAGATGACATGAAAATCAAAAAGCCAGTGGTGAACTGCAATATTGTCCCTGACTAATATGACTGTACAAGTCCCTTAGAATCTAGGCCCGAAGTGCCTGAGAAAATGCCTCACCCCTATGTTGGCAGGTGTGATCAGCCAGGATGGGTGTATTCTTGGTTCCTACATGCAGGCATTGGGCAGGTGTTTCTAGGCTGAGGGTTCTCTGCTGTGGAAGTGCTACTCAGTGTATTTCTACCAGTCTCTCTCATGTGCTGCCTTGACTATAggcaccactgatttcagttgacCAATCTTTGACCTTCTCTGTGTGCCTTGCTTTTGTATCATGATTCCAGGATGAGTGAGTTACTGAAACCTGGCCATGcgcacagggccagctttaggaagtgcggggcccaatactgaaggacctgccgccaaagtgacaccgaagacccagagcaagcgaaggacccgccgccaaagtgccgctgaagacccggaatGAGCGAAGGACCCgtcgccgaagtgccactgaagacccagagcgccgccaggtgagtaaaaattaaaaaggcacctctagccagggaagggattctcactgggcacagggcccaattcaggggaattggtggaataggtctaaagctggccctgcgtGCACACTGAATGGGGGATAGTCAGGAACGCCCTAAGCAGGAGAGACTGAAcagaccccagagcagcagcttcaAATCCACTTCACCATGAACAAAAGCAGCGGCCCAGCAGGATCAGAAGAGGTACGTTCTACCCCTCCCGGCCACATGTTTCACTGAACCTTTTTACTGCCAGGCTGTGTCAAGGTCATGGCCAATTTTGCAGAGTGGCCATACAATGTGAAATTAAATTTGCCGTGAATTTAAACCGCTCTATGGCATTTGCAATGGCTGCAAAAGCTTATATAGAACCAAGACTCCAGCAACATTGTGAATGCAAAGGAGACTCCAGTGAGGGCTCTTCTGCTGTCAATCAGTTACCTGTCAAAGATTTCGTTAGCATGGTTACTTACGATTCGTAATCAGAAAAGTAACTGTGTAAAAAAATGAAACCATCTTACAGTGTGACCTAGTGGACAGAACACTTACCGGGACTTAGGAGTCCtaagttctattcctagctctgctactggcctgctgggtgacgtGGGGAAGTCATTTTCCTTctccatacctcagtttccccatcggtaaaatggggataatgatactgatctcctttgtaaaacgCATTGAGATCAGCTGACGAAACACGCTagataagagctaagtattaataATACTCAACAGATTTGCTCGTAGTGCCACAACTTCTTAGGTACCTAACTGGCACGAATATGGTTTATTCTTATTATCCCCACAGAGCCAACACAGCTATGGGAGagtgagctgggttctgttctgcCTTATGTATCATCATGAAAGTTGACAGCTGTCTTCGTTGTCGAATCTTTATCATAAAGTTTGATGcaagaagcagaaggaaaacagtggGATACTAAAGCACCAGATGGAGTTTGAAACATGGGACAATTAGAAAAATCTTCATTTGACTTGTAATCTGAATACACGTGATGAACTGGGGATTAGTGGGAGCCGTGAGTGTCATTCTGACAGTCCCTTTGCAGAGTGTAACTGCACATTAAGGATATTCCTTATGTCTTAGTGTTACCACGGCTCTCCTGACTCATCAGCTAGTCCATGTGCAAAACTCGCAACAGAACTTGTTCCAACACCGGACTGTAATCTTCAAAAATGGCTGCACGTGGGAGAGGGTTTATGCTTAGCTTTCCGGGGAGAGGCTGTTCGAACTCACCTGTTCACAATGCTGATCAGCTCTTTGAGACGCTCCTCCCCTTTGTGCCTCTCCACTTCACTTGCATCTGCATCTCTGCCTTTTAGAATCGggatttcaaaatgctttttaaactCCTGTGCTGTCCCTGTCCACAGCAGAGGGGAAAAGACAAATGTTACAACAGCATCTCACCTGCAGCCATGTGAGCCTTGGACAGAAAAGTGGATTTACCCTCCATCCCTGGCACTGCCACAGGGTTATGGGCCCTGGACGGAAACACTTAAGCTCTAGCTTTTAACACTTAAACCCTAGCTTGTCACATCAGAAATAATTCAGGCAATGCAAGTGAATGTGAGCAACGGAATAACACTTAATGTTTATACAGCATTTCCATCCCCAAAGGacttttcaaatataattaaCCCTAACCCCCAGAAGCTATAACTCCCCAATCTAGAATATGGTGCTGAGGCACAAATAGATTCCATGAGTTGCCAAAGACACAGGACAATCGATCACGTTGCCTCCCTGTACTAAGTCCCCAGGCCAAATCAAAACTTATGGAGAAAAAGAGGAGGAAATAAAAACATCTTCTATCCCCATCCCATCCTCCCTTGGATGAAATTCTGGGTGCAGAATCAGACACAGCCCGCATATTGCTCTTGGACTGGGAAGAGAGTTGTGGGGGCGAGGAAGGGATAGATTTAATGCCACGTCATTACTGTTCACCACAAAAAGACCAGGGCCCTCAGAGGAGCAACAAAACATAAAAGACTGATTTGTGGATTGGTGTATTTATTCTTGCCCTTGAACAGAACGTGGCCTTTCTGGGACAAGCCTTCGCCCTCCCTACCAGACAGCATCAGAGCCAATCTGAACCTTGTGATGCAGTGGAGAACATAAAGCACTAACAGATTAGTTATGTGCTTTGCTCTTCAAATAAACCAGAACATGGACTACCAAGGGCAATGGATGCAGGACGGAGCCCAGAGCCAGCACATTTTAATCTGCAGAAGCAGCCATAAGAGCATTAGACCCGCCAGCAAGGAGGAAATAGAAACAAATCAAACCATGCCCCTGTTCAAAtgcttttctcctttcccctGTAAATGAGGTGACGAGGTGAACCCCAGATTCACAAACTTCCTCATCTTTGGCGGAAGCAGTCCCAAATCAAACCCTGGATGTGACTATTACTGGACAAAGAAATCAAGAGGaagggtggtcttgtggttaaggcagtagGCTGAGACTCCAGATCagtgttcagttcccagctctgacacacaATCCCCATGTGACCCAGGGCAagtcccttcctctctctgtgtctcggttccccatctgtgaaatgggcatAATTAACCCTTCCTTCGTCTGCCTACTCTATTTagcttgtaagttctttgggggcaaggaATGTTTCTTACTATgaatgtgtacagcacctagcacactgggaccCAATCTGGTGACTAGACACTACTGGAATACACATACTATAAATGAGGATAATGCTCAGATTCGCATTTGAACTTTGCAGTTCAGGCCTATCACAAAGACCGGTGCTGCTGACTTCTCCAGCACTGGtggctgtgggaggtccctgcCGGCTAGGCCACCTGCCTCTTGATTCAcagtttaatcttgagaaaagaagactgaggggggtcTTGATAACAGTCTTGaaacatgttaagggctgttataatgaGGACGATGATCACTAGTTCTCCATGTTCATTGacggcaggacaagaagtaatgggcttaatttgcagcaagggagatttaggtgagataGTAGGGAAAACGTTGTAACTCTAAGGttaattaagctctggaacaggcttccaagggaagttgtggaatctccctcttctaaggtttttaagaacaggttggataaaaacctgccagggatggtctaggtttacttggtcctacctcagtgcagaggcctggacttgatgatctctcaaggtcccttcaagcTCTACATTTTTATGGTTCTATAAGCTGCACAGGGGTTAACAACTTCACGCTCCTTACCTAGGATGCCCGAGTTAACGAAGTGCACCAAGCTGAAGTATTCGAGCAGGTCATTCTGAATGGGGGTCCCTGAGATGAGAACTCGCCGTGGGGTGTTTAAGCCGTCCAGAGCCTGGTACGTTTGGTTTTCAGAGTTCTTCAGCCTATggccctaaaaagaaaaaaaagcaaacaggaaatcCTGTGGCACTTGATGAGAGGAAGCAGGTCTAAGATCTCTGTCAACACTGATTTATTTGAACTGTAAGGACACGATTGTCTCTGTTCTGGGTATATACAGTCCCTGGCACTGTGAGGCCCTGCTCTATGACTAGTgcgactcctaggtgctaccctaataattattattatatggcCCAAATTAAGCAAACATTTCGTTTGTTATATCGAGGAAGAGGTGTACGTAGGGGGAAAAGAATGTGCTTCATATTCAGGATCATCTCAGTCTGCATCATAGCAGATACAGAATCAAGCCACTGAGTATCACTAGCATTCAACAAAACTCCtctggggaggcagaggaaaCATTAAGTGCATGGGCAGAGTGCTGTACAGCTCTTCATTGGTCTGGGGCTGGGCACGGGCTTGCTTGGCTTGCTTTCCCTTTAGGGAAACGAAGCTCTAGCATAAATGCGAACCTGGATACTGATACACAGCACCAGAGAACGAAAGGGGAAAAGCTTTGAATGGAGCTACATTTCACTCATACGAAGGCAGCTCCCGAAGATCCAGCCCTAGCAGAGTAGAatccagcgctgggagagcgttAGCCAAGCAAGGATCACTCACCTTGGCCGTTCACATGTTCTCCCCCTGTATCGCCAGCCCACCCCCAGCAGTGCCAGGAGACCACTCAGGGGCTCCCCTTCAGGCAAGCATTCGCACTTACAGCTCCACAGGTCAGGCTCCTCCTGCTAGCCCAGCACTCAGGAAAGTGATCCTTTCTCACACACAAGTGTCCAATGCTCCTGTAGGTCCTGATCCAAGAGAAGGCCCTTTGTTCCCTAAACTGTACTGTGTTGTCCTCAGCATAGCCAACACTTGACCTTCTactgtttggggggagggacagatcCAGCCTGACAACACACGCCATGTATACAACGTATGGGAGGTAGCATGGTCTCGTGGTCAGAGCAAAGGATCGGGGGTCATGAGACCTGACTTGCAGCGTGAACCCGGGCACGTCATTTAGCCAATCTGTaactcagcttccccatctgtgaagTGAGGACAGTGCTACAGACGGCCATTCGTACAGCTCCCGGGATGCTCTGGCTGAAGGCGGCTGGATATTATCACACATTCCATTTGTGGGCTAGCCACCAAGAGCACTTCCAATACAGAGATGCAAATGCTGCCAGGCCTTTCTGATTATTTCTCCATATGAAAGCAGAAAAAACTCAGCACGGGACTAGGGAAACACCAGCTGCCTTCTCTGTACCTCGTCACATATGACCAGCCCGACACTCCCCTTCTGGAGAACTTCGGCGTGAAGGCGGAACGTCTCGTAGGAGATGATCAGGATGGGGGAAGGCACTCGCAAGCCGCGCTGGTTCATAAAGCCGGCTTCgagaaggaagagaaagacaTTAGCGGCACAgagaatggaaaaatatttgaaagccAGGCAGAAGATAGCAACTGAGCCTGATTCCTCACCCTCTGAAGTCCAGGGGAGCCTTTCCATTTATTCCAACTGCTTTTGAGCAGGCCTTAaaccaggggcgggcaaactttttggcctgagggccacatcttggtatgaaaattgtatggtgggccatgaatgctcacaaaattggggttggggtgcaggagtcggtgcaggctctggggtggagccagaaatgaggagttcagggtgtgggagggggccccaggctggtggagggggaggggaaaggctctggctggagatgcagactctgggatgaggctgaggatgagggatttggggtgtaggaggatgctccaggctgaGACCAAGGGGTTCAAAGggttggagggggatcagggttggggcaaggggttgggccaCGGGGGACGGGTGAGGGCGTTGGCTGGGGGAtgcggggtctggggtggggccagaaatgaggagttcagggtgtgggagggggcttcgggctggggcagaggtgtgggagagggatcagggctgggggaagggggtcggggtgcaggctctgggcggcgcttacctcgagcagctcctggaagcagcggcatgtctcccctatgtggaggtgcagccaggcggctctgcgagctgccccacccacaggcaccacccctgcagctcccattagccgcagttcccggccaatgggagctgtgggggtggcatttggggcaggggcagcatgcggagccccatGGCTGCCCCTAAGCGTAGAAGctggaggggagacatgctgctgggaGCCTCAGCTTACGCACGCGGAGCGGCCTCCAACCCTGCTACCAGGCTGGAGCatgggagcagggcaagccccaaaccccgctccccagcaggaactCGAGGACCAGTTTAAACTGGCTGtagcttgcccacccctgccctaaacaAACCCATCTGAGACACTTCCCCTTAGCATTCTGAGACACATCTCTCCATTGGCTCCCTTCCCTGCTGGCCTTCTGCTTCCTCCCCTCACATCTTCCTCCTTTTCCGCTAAcgtccccatcccttccctttaCCCTCCACTCAACGCCCTTTGGTCCCTCCCCTCAGCTTCTCATCCCCTGCCCTTTCCTGCGCTGACTGCTCTCCAGCACAGGAAAGCTCAGAAACCGCCCTCACCAAACACACCCATTGGGGGTTCACACCAGGAGATCATCCACTGAATGAACACAGAGGTGTAGGGGCCTGAGCCAAAGACcaccgaagtcaatggaaagacccccagtgaattcaatgggctttggatctggccctagatcagtggttctcaaacttttgtactggtgacccctttcacatagcaagcctgtgagtgcaaccccccccttatacatcaaaaacacttttttatatatttaacaccattataaatactggatgcaaagtggggtttggggtggaggttgacagcttgcgacccccccatgtaataaccttgtgaccccctgaggggtctcagcccccagtttgaaaacctctgcccTAGATCTTTACAtcagctgtggaagtgtcttttCCTTCTGCTAGCAGACACCCCTCCAGACCAAGACACAGACAAGCCACCTGCGCGCAGTTGCCTCCACACCTAGTTTACGGTCTATCTCATCTTTGGAGCCTCCATCAATGGCCAGTGGCTGAATCCTTCCTCCGAGCCATTTGCCGACTTCATTGTACCAGTTTTTAACCAGGCTGGAAGGAGAGACCACCATAGCCTTGTCGATTTCAGGCTTGCCGTCGGGGCTCTGACGCAGCAGCGTCCACATCAGAGTGATGCATTGGAGGGTCTTGCCCAGACCCATCTCGTCAGCCATTATGCAGCCATGGCTCCCAGGGATCCTTCGGCTCGTGACACATTCCCAAAGAAACTTCACGCCCTGCATGAAAAGTGGTGCATGTTGATTAGAATGGACTTGTGGATGCAGAACGAAAGCCGTGTGCAGTAACACAGTCTCCCTGCATTGTGGGCCTGAGGTTGTCATACACAGTATCCCAGATTTACACAGCACATCTCAAAGGGACTCAAAGCACTATACTAACTATATAGAGGAATCcccctgaaatgcagctacctctggggcgGAACAACCAATACAACTGGTTAACAACGCATAGCGATGCTACACACCAGTttgagacaggaagtgaagaagtaTCCAACTGAAATTACAGAAGTGATATTAGGCAAGCAGAATCTGATTGCTCAGACTAGCACCTACATACTGCACTGACAGGTCCCTGAGGAACACCTACGATGGTAATGGTATGCAGCTGAGACAAGCACCGTGCTGGCTTAAACAACTGATTGGTCCTGTATCGACTCAGAAAGGAAAACACAAGCTACTGAACTGCCTAAACCAACCCTTCAGGTTTCCCATCTGGGCACAAAGCTAACTTGACCCTGCTTAACTTGGAAGGTCATAAGAACTCTCAGGTTGCACCCAGACAGCCTCTGGTTATAAGTCTACTGCTGTTCATGTCCTGTATCCATTATGATCCTCAACAGCTTATTAGGCACCTAGCCTGAGTGTGGcagttttttggtttattttaacgCATTAGCCTTGGGTTTTGCTGTTTCTGGTATTTAAGACTAGAGATGTTTTTCACTGAAAGGCATAAGCGCAGCTACTCTGGCTGACCCAGGATCCAAATATATTACTGACAGGTGACATTTAGGAACAGAGATTTCGGAGCAAAGCTTTTCAGATAATTTATGGTTAGAGATTCAAACAAGTTAACATGCAATGATAAAAGTTCTTGAGATGTGGTTCTATCCTGAACAATAACTGTTGCACTGGCACTGGGAGCTTTGTAAGCCAAACTGGGCTTGTCCTGACTAGCACACCACACTATTAACACAAACCCTACCGAGGTGTGCAGCCGGTGAACACCTCTGTATAAATATGTCAAAGGTTGGAATTTAGGCCCCAAGCCTCAAGGAGCTCGGTGTAGTGCTCTA includes the following:
- the RAD54L gene encoding DNA repair and recombination protein RAD54-like, yielding MRRSLAPSQLAKRKPGGDGSEDDEDWHPEATPKKQKPGSESQSWECYMSPFRKPLAQLTNRPHCLDSSKHEAFIRSILSKPFKVPIPNYQGSLGLRALGIKRTGVRTALHDPFEEGALVLYEPPPLGAHDQLKIDKDKVPVHVVVDPVLSRVLRPHQREGVKFLWECVTSRRIPGSHGCIMADEMGLGKTLQCITLMWTLLRQSPDGKPEIDKAMVVSPSSLVKNWYNEVGKWLGGRIQPLAIDGGSKDEIDRKLAGFMNQRGLRVPSPILIISYETFRLHAEVLQKGSVGLVICDEGHRLKNSENQTYQALDGLNTPRRVLISGTPIQNDLLEYFSLVHFVNSGILGTAQEFKKHFEIPILKGRDADASEVERHKGEERLKELISIVNRCLIRRTSDILSKYLPAKIEQVVCCRLTPLQTELYKHFLKQAKPAEELKEGKISVSSLSSITSLKKLCNHPALIYEKCVEEEEGFAGALELFPAGYSPKSLEPQLSGKMLVLDYILAVTRSTSSDKVVLVSNYTQTLDLFEKLCRTRRYLYVRLDGTMSIKKRAKIVERFNSLSSPEFVFMLSSKAGGCGLNLIGANRLIMFDPDWNPANDEQAMARVWRDGQKKICYIYRLLSTGTIEEKIFQRQTHKKALSSCVVDEEQDVERHFSLGELKELFILNETTASDTHDKIKCRRCVNGHQVKPPPDGSDCTSDLSQWNHCADKRGLQDSVLKATWDAAVTFTFHHHSHEEQRGIP